The Streptomyces nitrosporeus genome includes a window with the following:
- a CDS encoding ADP-ribosylglycohydrolase family protein, translated as MTPHADPPRITGQPLGAPFEFGPPGVFTARFPDGAGALCGGGGWDPGEATDDTQMAVLVGESLLERGGLELPDVFARFRRWAAGDPKDIGLQTEDVLTSGEPWDLAAALHFQVNSRAAGNGSLMRASTSAVYFARSGRAATMEAARRIAALTHGDRAAWEGTAVLHELIRVALDGGDPLAAVGRTLAEVHPDHRARWSTVLAPGWHPDDTTEFNGAVRPCLGTALWAVRTTTGFEDALAAAFDVGGDTDTVAAVTGALAGALYGLGAVPERWRKTLHVPLPGYGDRVLRTADLVTLAVRLDDSAESHAGKNYT; from the coding sequence CTGACGCCGCACGCCGATCCACCACGGATCACGGGACAGCCCTTGGGCGCCCCTTTCGAGTTCGGGCCGCCCGGGGTGTTCACCGCCCGCTTCCCCGACGGCGCGGGGGCCCTGTGCGGGGGCGGCGGCTGGGATCCGGGGGAGGCGACGGACGACACCCAGATGGCCGTTCTGGTGGGCGAGTCGCTGCTGGAACGGGGCGGGCTCGAACTCCCCGATGTCTTCGCCCGGTTCAGGCGGTGGGCCGCGGGCGACCCGAAGGACATCGGGCTCCAGACCGAGGACGTCCTGACGAGCGGTGAGCCCTGGGACCTGGCGGCCGCCCTGCACTTCCAGGTCAACAGCCGTGCGGCGGGAAACGGTTCGCTGATGCGGGCCTCCACCTCCGCGGTGTACTTCGCGCGTTCGGGACGGGCGGCGACCATGGAGGCCGCCCGGCGGATCGCGGCACTGACCCATGGCGACCGCGCCGCCTGGGAGGGCACCGCCGTACTGCACGAGCTGATCCGGGTCGCCCTGGACGGCGGTGATCCGCTCGCGGCCGTCGGCCGGACCCTGGCGGAGGTCCACCCGGACCACCGGGCGCGCTGGTCCACCGTCCTGGCGCCCGGCTGGCACCCCGACGACACCACCGAGTTCAACGGCGCGGTCCGGCCCTGCCTGGGCACCGCCCTCTGGGCGGTGCGCACCACCACCGGTTTCGAGGACGCCCTGGCGGCCGCCTTCGACGTGGGCGGGGACACCGACACGGTCGCGGCGGTCACCGGTGCGCTGGCAGGCGCGCTGTACGGCCTCGGCGCGGTCCCGGAACGCTGGAGGAAGACCCTGCACGTGCCGCTTCCGGGGTACGGGGACCGGGTACTGCGGACGGCCGACCTGGTCACGCTGGCCGTCCGGCTCGACGATTCCGCAGAATCCCATGCCGGAAAAAACTACACATAA
- a CDS encoding fasciclin domain-containing protein: MNNRAFRRVALAVSAAAVLPLVLTACSGDGDTSASGSGASAAKSSSAAPAEETKPLNEPFGPACSTVPQDGAGSFAGMAQDPVATAASNNPALSTLVAAVKQAGLVDTLNNAENLTVFAPTNDAFAKIPKADLDKLLADKEQLTTVLTSHVVGQRLAPAQLEKGSFDTLAKTKLTTAGSGTDYTVNDSSKVVCGNVQTSNATVYIIDTVLMPMS, encoded by the coding sequence GTGAACAACCGCGCCTTCCGCCGTGTCGCCCTCGCCGTGTCCGCGGCGGCCGTGCTGCCGCTCGTCCTGACCGCCTGCTCCGGGGACGGTGACACCTCCGCGTCGGGCTCCGGTGCGAGTGCCGCGAAGTCCTCGTCCGCCGCCCCGGCCGAGGAGACGAAGCCCCTGAACGAGCCGTTCGGCCCCGCGTGTTCGACCGTCCCGCAGGACGGCGCGGGGTCCTTCGCCGGCATGGCCCAGGACCCGGTCGCCACGGCCGCGTCCAACAACCCGGCGCTGTCCACGCTGGTCGCCGCCGTGAAGCAGGCCGGGCTGGTGGACACGCTGAACAACGCCGAGAACCTCACCGTGTTCGCCCCGACGAACGACGCCTTCGCCAAGATCCCGAAGGCCGACCTGGACAAGCTGCTCGCCGACAAGGAGCAGCTGACCACGGTGCTCACCTCGCACGTGGTGGGCCAGAGGCTGGCACCGGCGCAGCTGGAGAAGGGCTCCTTCGACACGCTCGCCAAGACGAAGCTGACGACGGCGGGTTCGGGCACGGACTACACCGTGAACGACTCGTCGAAGGTCGTCTGCGGCAATGTGCAGACCTCCAACGCCACCGTGTACATCATCGACACCGTCCTGATGCCGATGAGCTGA
- a CDS encoding molybdopterin-dependent oxidoreductase yields the protein MHVTQQREAPEDRRLPRSRTVCAALGGLVAGFAALCVAELAAAAVRPEAGPVAAVGGAVIDRTPAAVKDFAVRTFGTADKLVLQLGILTLLAVFAMAVGVLALRHRRAGCVAVLVFGAAGAAAAAGRPGGGAADALPSAVGAVVAAGVLHLLAGRLIGRPAVPSPAAGETDGGAAGTFDRRGFVVAAGATAAASAGAGLLGRALRASGEAGAAASREAVVLPAPASPAPPLPRGAELDVRGLGPFTTPNKDFYRVDTALVVPRVDVARWRLRIHGEGVARPLTLSFQDLLERETVERDITLTCVSNEVGGPYTGHARWLGVRLADLLAEAGVVPPSRGGPADQLVARSVDGMTTGTPVSTVMDGRDALLAFGMNGEPLPFTHGFPVRMVVPGLYGYVSACKWLKELELTTFAAYDAYWAERGWSRRAPVKTQARIDTPRPFASPRAGTVPVAGVAWAQHRGITRVEVRVDRGPWHTARLAEAAGTDTWRQWVWEWPATPGHHTLEVRATDGTGATQTGERAGTVPDGATGWHSVVVDVP from the coding sequence CTGCACGTCACGCAGCAGCGCGAAGCCCCGGAGGACCGGCGTCTCCCCCGGTCACGCACCGTGTGCGCCGCGCTCGGCGGGCTGGTCGCGGGGTTCGCCGCCCTGTGCGTGGCCGAACTCGCCGCGGCCGCCGTACGTCCCGAGGCCGGTCCGGTCGCGGCGGTGGGCGGGGCGGTCATCGACCGCACGCCGGCCGCCGTCAAGGACTTCGCCGTACGGACGTTCGGCACCGCCGACAAGCTGGTGCTCCAGCTGGGGATCCTCACGCTGCTGGCGGTCTTCGCCATGGCGGTGGGTGTCCTCGCGCTGAGGCACCGGCGGGCGGGCTGTGTGGCGGTACTGGTCTTCGGTGCGGCCGGGGCCGCCGCGGCGGCCGGGCGGCCCGGGGGCGGCGCGGCCGACGCGCTGCCCTCGGCCGTGGGCGCCGTGGTGGCCGCGGGGGTGCTCCACCTCCTGGCCGGCCGGCTCATCGGCCGTCCCGCCGTTCCGTCTCCCGCGGCTGGAGAGACGGACGGCGGGGCGGCGGGAACCTTCGACCGGCGCGGCTTCGTCGTCGCTGCGGGCGCCACCGCGGCCGCGTCGGCCGGTGCGGGACTCCTGGGACGGGCACTGCGGGCGTCCGGGGAGGCCGGTGCCGCCGCCTCGCGTGAGGCGGTCGTCCTGCCGGCGCCCGCCTCCCCCGCCCCCCCGCTCCCCCGGGGTGCCGAGCTGGACGTCAGGGGACTGGGCCCGTTCACCACCCCGAACAAGGACTTCTACCGGGTGGACACCGCTCTGGTGGTGCCGCGCGTCGATGTGGCCCGGTGGCGGCTGCGGATCCACGGCGAGGGCGTGGCACGCCCCCTCACCCTGAGCTTCCAGGACCTGCTGGAGCGGGAGACCGTCGAGCGGGACATCACGCTGACCTGTGTGTCCAACGAGGTCGGCGGTCCGTACACCGGCCACGCCCGCTGGCTCGGCGTACGTCTGGCCGACCTGCTCGCCGAAGCCGGGGTGGTACCGCCGTCCAGGGGCGGCCCGGCCGACCAGCTCGTGGCGCGCTCCGTCGACGGGATGACGACCGGCACCCCGGTCTCGACCGTCATGGACGGCCGTGACGCGCTGCTCGCGTTCGGGATGAACGGTGAACCGCTGCCCTTCACCCACGGTTTCCCGGTCCGCATGGTGGTGCCGGGTCTGTACGGCTACGTCTCGGCGTGCAAGTGGCTCAAGGAGCTGGAACTCACCACGTTCGCCGCGTACGACGCCTACTGGGCCGAGCGCGGCTGGTCGCGCCGGGCACCGGTGAAGACCCAGGCGCGTATCGACACCCCGCGCCCCTTCGCCTCCCCGCGCGCGGGCACCGTCCCGGTCGCCGGGGTCGCCTGGGCCCAGCACCGGGGCATCACCCGGGTCGAGGTCCGCGTGGACCGGGGCCCCTGGCACACCGCCCGGCTCGCCGAGGCGGCCGGGACGGACACCTGGCGCCAGTGGGTGTGGGAATGGCCCGCCACGCCCGGCCACCACACCCTGGAGGTCCGCGCGACGGACGGTACGGGCGCCACCCAGACCGGCGAGCGGGCGGGCACCGTGCCCGACGGTGCGACCGGATGGCATTCGGTGGTGGTCGACGTGCCCTGA
- a CDS encoding anti-sigma factor: MSTAELHTLTGAYALHALPDDERRAFRRHLSACEPCAQEVRELSATAARLGLAVSVPAPPGLRERVLREVTTVRQEPPEEGRGTRPVSLLRRTRRLPAYALAACLAAAVAFGGVAVWQNQVARDARQEAREARQQNERMSQVLAAPDARTASAGLAGGGRSTVVVSRDVDRAVFVAVGLEALPRDKVYQLWFDEAGAMRPAGLVTADRAGEAVLMDGPVGRASGMGVTVEPAGGSEQPTTPPLGLMGFPRG, from the coding sequence GTGAGCACGGCGGAACTGCACACGCTGACCGGGGCGTACGCCCTGCACGCCCTGCCGGACGACGAACGGCGGGCCTTCCGGCGGCATCTGAGTGCCTGTGAGCCGTGCGCCCAGGAGGTACGCGAGCTGTCGGCCACCGCCGCCCGGCTCGGGCTCGCCGTGTCCGTCCCCGCACCGCCCGGCCTGCGTGAGCGGGTGCTGCGGGAGGTGACGACCGTCCGGCAGGAGCCCCCGGAGGAGGGCCGCGGCACCCGCCCCGTGTCCCTCCTCCGGCGGACCCGCCGGCTCCCGGCGTACGCCCTCGCCGCCTGTCTCGCGGCGGCGGTGGCCTTCGGCGGGGTCGCCGTGTGGCAGAACCAGGTGGCGCGGGACGCCCGTCAGGAGGCGCGGGAGGCGCGGCAGCAGAACGAGCGGATGTCACAGGTGCTGGCGGCTCCCGACGCCAGGACCGCCTCGGCCGGACTTGCGGGTGGCGGGCGGAGCACGGTGGTGGTCTCCCGGGACGTGGACCGGGCGGTCTTCGTGGCCGTCGGGCTGGAGGCGCTGCCCCGGGACAAGGTGTACCAGCTGTGGTTCGACGAGGCCGGGGCCATGCGGCCGGCCGGGCTGGTGACCGCGGACCGGGCGGGCGAGGCGGTGCTGATGGACGGCCCCGTCGGCCGGGCCTCCGGCATGGGGGTCACGGTGGAACCCGCGGGCGGGTCCGAGCAGCCGACCACACCCCCTCTCGGCCTGATGGGCTTCCCACGAGGCTGA
- a CDS encoding sigma-70 family RNA polymerase sigma factor, with amino-acid sequence MREAVHISERPAPGPDPQELLVRVARGDQDAFTRLYDHISGPVFGLVLRVLRDPAQSEEVAQEVLVEVWRTAPRFQPSRGSAMNWVLTLAHRRAVDRVRSAEASTAREHRAALLDRTPDFDQVTEQVESRLEREQVRRCLRTLSELQRESVTLAYYRGLTYREVGELLSVPLGTVKTRLRDGLIRLRDCLGVTA; translated from the coding sequence GTGAGAGAAGCCGTCCACATCAGTGAGCGTCCCGCGCCGGGGCCCGACCCCCAGGAGCTGCTCGTCCGGGTGGCCCGCGGGGACCAGGACGCTTTCACACGGCTGTACGACCACATCAGCGGGCCGGTGTTCGGCCTGGTCCTCCGGGTGCTCCGCGACCCCGCCCAGTCCGAGGAGGTGGCCCAGGAGGTGCTGGTCGAGGTCTGGCGGACCGCGCCGCGCTTCCAGCCGTCCCGGGGCAGCGCCATGAACTGGGTGCTGACGCTGGCCCACCGCCGTGCCGTGGACCGGGTCCGGTCGGCCGAGGCGTCCACGGCCCGCGAGCACAGGGCCGCGCTGCTCGACCGTACGCCGGACTTCGACCAGGTGACCGAACAGGTCGAGAGCAGACTGGAGCGGGAGCAGGTGCGGCGCTGTCTGCGGACCCTCTCCGAACTCCAGCGGGAATCGGTGACGCTGGCGTACTACCGCGGGCTGACCTACCGGGAGGTCGGGGAGCTGCTGTCCGTTCCGCTGGGAACGGTCAAGACCCGGCTGCGCGACGGGCTCATCCGGCTGCGCGACTGCCTGGGGGTGACCGCGTGA
- a CDS encoding siderophore-interacting protein has translation MAERPARRTPKAQGARVVRTERITPHMVRVVLGGDGLADFALAGFADHYIKLCFAPEGADYAHPYDMAKIREEYPREQWPTTRTYTVRSWDPVAREMAVDFVVHGDEGLAGPWAARARAGEQVTFLGPGGGYAPDPSADWHLLAGDESALPAIAAALEQMPAEAGGYAFVEVPDAAEEQKLVAPDGVEVVWLHRGDRPVGEPLVAAVKGLEFPEGRVQAFVHGEAGFVKEIRRHLRLERGIPLAQLSVSGYWRLGQNDDAWRAVKREWNEQVEREQESNA, from the coding sequence GTGGCAGAGCGGCCGGCACGCCGGACACCGAAGGCACAGGGGGCGCGGGTCGTGCGCACCGAGCGGATCACCCCGCACATGGTGCGTGTGGTCCTCGGCGGTGACGGCCTGGCGGACTTCGCCCTCGCCGGGTTCGCCGATCACTACATCAAACTGTGCTTCGCCCCCGAGGGCGCCGATTACGCGCACCCGTACGACATGGCGAAGATCCGCGAGGAGTACCCGCGCGAGCAGTGGCCGACCACGCGTACGTACACGGTGCGTTCCTGGGACCCGGTGGCCCGGGAGATGGCCGTCGACTTCGTGGTGCACGGGGACGAGGGGCTCGCCGGACCGTGGGCGGCCCGGGCGCGGGCCGGTGAGCAGGTGACCTTCCTGGGGCCCGGCGGGGGTTACGCTCCGGACCCCTCGGCCGACTGGCACCTGCTGGCCGGCGACGAGAGCGCGCTGCCCGCGATCGCCGCCGCGCTGGAGCAGATGCCGGCGGAGGCCGGGGGGTACGCCTTCGTGGAGGTCCCGGACGCGGCGGAGGAGCAGAAGCTGGTCGCGCCGGACGGCGTCGAGGTGGTCTGGCTCCACCGGGGCGACCGCCCGGTCGGCGAACCGCTGGTCGCCGCGGTGAAGGGGCTGGAGTTCCCCGAGGGCCGGGTGCAGGCGTTCGTGCACGGCGAGGCGGGCTTCGTGAAGGAGATCCGGCGCCATCTGCGTCTGGAGCGCGGGATTCCGCTCGCGCAGCTGTCCGTCTCGGGTTACTGGCGGCTCGGCCAGAACGACGACGCGTGGCGCGCGGTGAAGCGTGAGTGGAACGAGCAGGTGGAACGCGAGCAGGAGAGCAACGCCTGA
- a CDS encoding 5'-3' exonuclease produces the protein MLLDTASLYFRAYFGVPDSVRAPDGTPVNAVRGLLDFVARLVQDHRPDELVACMDADWRPHWRVELIPTYKAHRVASPAPDGAPDEEEVPDTLSPQVPVIEEVLDALGVARVGVSPYEADDVIGTLARRAAGPVDIVTGDRDLYQLVDDERRVRVLYPVKGMGTLQLTDEAWLREKYGVGGAGYADLALLRGDPSDGLPGVPGIGEKTAAKLLDAYGDLAGIMAAVDDPASRLTPSQRRRLDEARAYVAVAPEVVRVADDVPLPGFDPALPREPRDPAALEALAARWGLGGSLRRLLVTLRT, from the coding sequence ATGCTCCTCGACACCGCCTCCCTGTATTTCCGCGCCTACTTCGGCGTACCGGACTCGGTGCGCGCCCCTGACGGCACCCCGGTGAACGCCGTGCGCGGACTGCTCGACTTCGTCGCACGGCTGGTGCAGGACCACCGGCCGGACGAGCTGGTCGCGTGCATGGACGCCGACTGGCGCCCGCACTGGCGGGTCGAGCTCATCCCGACGTACAAGGCGCACCGGGTGGCCTCACCGGCTCCCGACGGCGCGCCCGACGAGGAGGAGGTCCCCGACACGCTGTCCCCGCAGGTCCCGGTCATCGAGGAGGTGCTGGACGCGCTAGGCGTCGCCCGGGTGGGGGTCTCCCCGTACGAGGCGGACGACGTCATCGGCACGCTGGCCCGGCGGGCGGCGGGGCCGGTCGACATCGTCACGGGCGACCGCGACCTCTACCAGCTCGTCGACGACGAGCGGCGGGTGCGGGTCCTCTACCCGGTGAAGGGGATGGGGACGCTCCAGCTGACGGACGAGGCGTGGCTGCGGGAGAAGTACGGCGTGGGCGGCGCGGGCTACGCGGACCTCGCGCTGCTGCGCGGTGACCCGAGCGACGGCCTGCCGGGGGTCCCCGGCATCGGCGAGAAGACGGCGGCGAAGCTGCTGGACGCCTACGGCGACCTGGCGGGGATCATGGCCGCGGTCGACGACCCGGCCTCACGGCTGACCCCGTCGCAGCGCAGGCGGCTGGACGAGGCGCGGGCCTATGTGGCGGTCGCGCCCGAGGTGGTCAGGGTCGCCGACGACGTGCCGCTGCCCGGTTTCGACCCCGCGCTCCCCCGGGAGCCGCGGGATCCCGCGGCGCTGGAGGCACTGGCCGCGCGGTGGGGGCTGGGCGGTTCGCTCCGGCGTCTGCTTGTGACGCTGCGGACGTAG
- a CDS encoding quaternary amine ABC transporter ATP-binding protein, which yields MSRLQAEHLYKVFGRRPDQAVRKLEGGAHRDELRADGTTAAVIDASFTVEPGQIFVVMGLSGSGKSTLLRMLNGLLDPTAGRVLFDGQDLTALTPRELRGVRSTRISMVFQHFALFPHRSVLENAAYGLEVQGVPREAREARAAEALELTGLAGWEKSWPDELSGGMQQRVGLARALATDADLLLMDESFSALDPLIRRDMQDQLLELQQRLKKTIVFITHDLNEAMRLGDRIAVMRDGRIVQQGTAEDILVRPANDYVASFIQDVDRSRVLTAGAIMEEPESGRPHAELVAEAPATVTAETPVAELFAPCSTSGVAVAVTDGDGALLGVVPRSRLLAALGEEPKAEAAAGARGSGKAATAPPGPRGAKKVNAGA from the coding sequence GTGTCCAGGCTGCAAGCCGAGCACTTGTACAAAGTGTTCGGCAGACGACCCGATCAAGCCGTCCGGAAGCTCGAAGGCGGTGCCCACCGCGACGAGTTGCGGGCCGACGGAACCACCGCAGCGGTGATCGACGCCTCGTTCACCGTGGAGCCGGGGCAGATCTTCGTCGTCATGGGCCTCTCCGGCTCGGGGAAGTCCACCCTGCTCCGGATGCTCAACGGCCTGCTGGACCCCACCGCGGGGCGCGTGCTCTTCGACGGGCAGGACCTCACCGCTCTGACCCCCCGAGAGCTGCGCGGTGTCCGCTCGACCAGGATCAGCATGGTCTTCCAGCACTTCGCGCTCTTCCCCCACCGGAGCGTGCTGGAGAACGCCGCCTACGGCCTGGAGGTCCAGGGCGTACCGCGCGAGGCGCGGGAGGCGCGGGCCGCCGAGGCCCTGGAGCTGACCGGCCTCGCGGGCTGGGAGAAGTCCTGGCCGGACGAGCTGTCCGGCGGCATGCAGCAGCGTGTGGGCCTGGCCCGCGCGCTCGCCACCGACGCCGACCTGCTGCTGATGGACGAGTCCTTCAGCGCGCTCGACCCGCTGATCCGCCGGGACATGCAGGACCAGCTCCTGGAACTCCAGCAGCGGCTGAAGAAGACCATCGTCTTCATCACCCACGACCTCAACGAGGCCATGCGCCTGGGCGACCGCATCGCCGTCATGCGCGACGGCCGGATCGTCCAGCAGGGCACCGCCGAGGACATCCTGGTGCGGCCGGCCAACGACTACGTGGCCTCCTTCATCCAGGACGTGGACCGCTCCCGGGTGCTCACCGCCGGTGCGATCATGGAGGAGCCCGAGTCCGGGCGCCCCCACGCCGAGCTGGTGGCCGAGGCCCCCGCCACGGTGACCGCCGAGACGCCCGTCGCGGAACTCTTCGCCCCGTGCTCCACCAGCGGTGTCGCCGTCGCCGTGACCGACGGGGACGGCGCCCTCCTCGGCGTCGTACCGCGGTCCAGGCTGCTCGCCGCGCTCGGTGAGGAGCCGAAGGCCGAGGCCGCCGCCGGCGCGCGGGGCTCCGGGAAGGCCGCCACGGCCCCGCCGGGCCCGCGCGGCGCGAAGAAGGTGAACGCCGGTGCCTAG
- a CDS encoding ABC transporter permease/substrate binding protein, whose protein sequence is MPRFSFGEWVESAVDWLQSHLTWIFDAVKTVLGAMYDGVDAVLGGGEPLLVAGIFAVLAFWLRGVLPAVLTFVGFALIDALALWDEAMGTLSLVVVAAAITIVIAVPTGIWAARNSRVGAALRPVLDVMQTMPAFVYLIPGVMFFGVGVTPGVIATIIFAMPPGVRMTELGIRQVDSELVEAAQAFGTTPKHTLTRVQLPLALPTIMAGINQVIMLALSMVVIGGMAGAGGLGEKVYAAITQLQVGLAAESGIAVVILAMYLDRMTGALNERVSPLGRRAAAKAAAGARRLKFAHYKPGTAVAMTGVVVLALVAGGLNIAGSAGDSGESRAAGTDVGQGQKINMGYIPWDEGIASTFLWKEILEQRGFETGVTQLDAGPLYSGVARGDIDFQTDSWLPTTHKDYWDKYSGRLEDYGSWYGPTSLELTVPSYVKGIDSLEDLKGQGEKFNGKIIGIEASAGMMGTLDKKVLKAYGLEGEYEVVSSSTSSMLAELNASIKKKEPVVVTLWSPHWAYGKHDLKKLKDPKGAWGKGEEVHTVAHKDFAKKSPVVAGWLKDFELTEEQLTGLENTIQEAGQGKEQDGVRTWLKDNPDVLDKLAPLPGGQGGTQQGKDAGKTVDMAYFPWDEAIASTYLWQNVLEDRGYRTTVKQLDPGPLYTGLAQGQLDVQFDSWLPTTHKDYVNRYKDRLTDLGSWYGPTSLELTVPSYVKGIDSLEDLKGQGEKFNGKIIGIESSAGMMGTLDKKVLKAYGLEGEYEVVSSSTSSMLAELDRSIKKKEPVVVTLWSPHWAYGKHDLKKLEDPKGAWGEGERIHTVAKKDFAEEFPEFTGWLKDFELSEEQLASLEVEMQKGGAGKEKESARRWMDANPGIVDEMAPVAG, encoded by the coding sequence GTGCCTAGGTTCTCCTTCGGTGAATGGGTCGAGAGCGCCGTCGACTGGCTGCAGTCCCACCTCACCTGGATCTTCGACGCGGTCAAGACCGTCCTCGGCGCCATGTACGACGGGGTCGACGCGGTGCTGGGCGGTGGCGAACCGCTGCTCGTGGCCGGGATATTCGCGGTCCTCGCCTTCTGGCTGCGGGGCGTGCTGCCCGCCGTCCTGACCTTCGTGGGCTTCGCGCTCATCGACGCCCTCGCCCTCTGGGACGAGGCGATGGGCACCCTCTCGCTGGTCGTCGTGGCCGCCGCCATCACCATCGTGATCGCGGTGCCCACAGGCATCTGGGCCGCCCGGAACAGCAGGGTCGGCGCCGCGCTGCGGCCGGTGCTCGACGTCATGCAGACCATGCCGGCCTTCGTCTACCTGATCCCCGGCGTGATGTTCTTCGGCGTCGGTGTCACCCCCGGCGTGATCGCCACCATCATCTTCGCGATGCCGCCCGGCGTCCGGATGACCGAACTCGGCATCCGCCAGGTCGACAGCGAACTCGTCGAGGCGGCCCAGGCGTTCGGCACCACGCCCAAGCACACCCTGACCCGGGTCCAGCTGCCGCTCGCGCTGCCGACGATCATGGCCGGGATCAACCAGGTCATCATGCTGGCCCTGTCGATGGTCGTCATCGGCGGCATGGCCGGCGCCGGCGGCCTCGGTGAGAAGGTCTACGCGGCCATCACCCAGCTCCAGGTCGGTCTCGCAGCCGAGAGCGGTATCGCCGTCGTCATCCTCGCCATGTACCTCGACCGGATGACCGGCGCGCTCAACGAGCGGGTCTCCCCGCTCGGCCGCCGGGCCGCGGCCAAGGCCGCCGCCGGCGCGCGCCGGCTGAAGTTCGCCCACTACAAGCCGGGCACCGCCGTCGCGATGACCGGTGTCGTCGTCCTCGCGCTCGTCGCGGGCGGTCTGAACATCGCCGGCTCCGCGGGCGACTCCGGGGAATCGCGGGCGGCCGGCACGGACGTCGGGCAGGGCCAGAAGATCAACATGGGCTACATCCCGTGGGACGAGGGCATCGCCTCGACCTTCCTCTGGAAGGAGATCCTGGAGCAGCGCGGTTTCGAGACGGGCGTCACCCAGCTCGACGCGGGCCCGCTGTACTCCGGTGTCGCCCGCGGTGACATCGACTTCCAGACGGACTCCTGGCTGCCCACCACGCACAAGGACTACTGGGACAAGTACAGCGGCCGGCTGGAGGACTACGGCTCCTGGTACGGGCCGACCTCGCTGGAGCTGACCGTCCCGTCCTACGTGAAGGGGATCGACTCGCTGGAGGACCTCAAGGGCCAGGGCGAGAAGTTCAACGGCAAGATCATCGGCATCGAGGCCAGCGCCGGGATGATGGGCACGCTCGACAAGAAGGTGCTCAAGGCCTACGGCCTGGAGGGGGAGTACGAGGTCGTCTCCTCCAGCACCTCCTCGATGCTGGCCGAGCTGAACGCCTCCATCAAGAAGAAGGAGCCGGTCGTGGTGACCCTGTGGTCGCCGCACTGGGCCTACGGCAAGCACGACCTGAAGAAGCTGAAGGACCCCAAGGGCGCCTGGGGCAAGGGTGAAGAGGTCCACACCGTCGCCCACAAGGACTTCGCGAAGAAGTCCCCGGTCGTCGCCGGCTGGCTGAAGGACTTCGAGCTCACCGAGGAACAGCTCACCGGTCTGGAGAACACCATCCAGGAGGCCGGCCAGGGCAAGGAGCAGGACGGCGTCCGCACCTGGCTGAAGGACAACCCGGACGTCCTCGACAAGCTGGCCCCGCTGCCCGGCGGCCAGGGCGGCACCCAGCAGGGCAAGGACGCGGGCAAGACCGTCGACATGGCCTACTTCCCGTGGGACGAGGCCATCGCCTCGACCTATCTGTGGCAGAACGTGCTGGAGGACCGGGGGTACCGGACCACGGTCAAGCAGCTCGACCCGGGGCCGCTCTACACCGGCCTCGCCCAGGGACAGCTCGACGTGCAGTTCGACTCCTGGCTGCCCACCACGCACAAGGACTACGTCAACCGGTACAAGGACCGGCTCACCGACCTCGGCTCCTGGTACGGGCCGACCTCGCTGGAGCTGACCGTCCCGTCCTACGTGAAGGGGATCGACTCGCTGGAGGACCTCAAGGGCCAGGGCGAGAAGTTCAACGGCAAGATCATCGGCATCGAGTCGAGCGCCGGGATGATGGGCACGCTCGACAAGAAGGTGCTCAAGGCCTACGGCCTGGAGGGGGAGTACGAGGTCGTCTCCTCCAGCACCTCCTCGATGCTGGCCGAGCTGGACCGGTCGATCAAGAAGAAGGAGCCGGTCGTGGTGACCCTGTGGTCGCCGCACTGGGCCTACGGCAAGCACGACCTGAAGAAACTGGAGGACCCCAAGGGCGCCTGGGGCGAGGGGGAGCGGATCCACACCGTCGCCAAGAAGGACTTCGCCGAGGAGTTCCCCGAGTTCACGGGCTGGCTGAAGGACTTCGAGCTGAGCGAGGAGCAGCTGGCCTCGCTGGAGGTGGAGATGCAGAAGGGCGGTGCGGGCAAGGAGAAGGAGTCCGCCCGCCGCTGGATGGACGCCAACCCCGGCATCGTGGACGAGATGGCGCCGGTGGCCGGCTGA
- a CDS encoding helix-turn-helix domain-containing protein, whose product MDEKEALRVGAAVRRRRRALGLTLAAVAARSGLSVPFLSQVENERARPSPGSLSRVAEALETTTERLRAAADSARSVEVVRAHEEDGVHRLVHGRHQLSALEFVGEQDLGREFQHRNDEVMYVVEGAVDVEAEGRAHRLGRGDTLFLTGGVRHRWRATEPGTRLLVVSVAEHIDATYDSRR is encoded by the coding sequence ATGGACGAGAAGGAAGCCCTACGGGTGGGAGCCGCGGTGCGGCGGCGGCGCAGGGCTCTCGGGCTCACCCTGGCCGCGGTGGCCGCGCGCAGCGGGCTGTCCGTGCCCTTCCTCAGCCAGGTCGAGAACGAGCGCGCCAGACCCAGCCCCGGGTCCCTGAGCAGGGTGGCCGAGGCGCTGGAGACCACCACCGAACGCCTCCGCGCCGCAGCTGACTCGGCGCGCTCGGTGGAGGTGGTGCGGGCCCACGAGGAGGACGGCGTCCACCGGCTGGTGCACGGGCGCCACCAGCTCAGCGCCCTGGAGTTCGTGGGCGAACAGGACCTCGGGCGGGAGTTCCAGCACCGCAACGACGAGGTGATGTACGTGGTGGAGGGTGCCGTGGACGTCGAGGCCGAGGGCCGGGCCCACCGGCTGGGGCGCGGCGACACCCTGTTCCTCACCGGCGGGGTCCGGCACCGGTGGCGGGCGACCGAGCCGGGCACCCGGCTGCTGGTCGTCTCGGTCGCCGAACACATCGACGCGACGTACGACTCCAGGCGGTGA